In Aptenodytes patagonicus chromosome 9, bAptPat1.pri.cur, whole genome shotgun sequence, the DNA window CCGTGATCTTTTGTGTTGGTTCCCACAGCGCATCAGGTGctggcagccctggtgagagtgGTGGGGATGTCTGGAAAACTGCCTCTTTTGTGGGCCTGGGGAGGGCAGTGATTACTGCTGGTGGTGGTCAGGGGATGCTTGTCCCACCTGCAGCACATGAtgatttcttctctgttcctGCCACAGATGGAGTTTTGGAAGGGCTACACCAACTCTGTCTACTCTGTCAAGGACCCCGGGCACAGCACAGAGCGCTCAGACGCTATGTATGTGGTGGTGCCCCTCTTGGGAGTGGCTCTTCTGATAGTCATCGCCCTCTTCATCATCTGGAGGTGCCAGCTTCAAAAGGCCACCCGCCACCGCCCTTCCTATGCCCAGAACCGTTACCTGGCCAGCCGAACGGGACGCAGCCTCCCCAGGGTCATGGTGTACCGGGAGCGGTCGCAAAGCCAAGGGGAAACCCAGTGTCAGCGAGAAGCAAGCAACCGGGTGGCTGGAGACGGCAGAGCTGGGGGCACCCCCCAGCAAGATGGCACCCTCTATCCGCCGGAGCATTCGGTCTCCGTCCTCTCCAGACTGTCCAGCGCCACCCCTCCGCCTTCCTATGAGGAGGTGACGGGACACCCAGAGAGCAGCAGTGGTGAAGAGACCAGCGTCTCCTACAATGACCCGCCACCCAAGTACGAAGAGATCGTGGCCACTGTCCCTGCCGCGGGCAAATAGCAGgtctgcctgcctcctgcctcttCACACATTCACActcacccacccaccctcccTTCGCCATGCCTGGGACCCCCTTCAGGTGCCAGTCAGCACCCTGTCTCACCTGTACAAGCTGGTGCCATCACACAATAGCCTTACCCTCCCAACCAAAAATAGCTGTCCCCAAGTGgggtgaggctgggctggggagatgGCTCTGGAGCCAGCCAGCTGTCTCCTGCCCCTGTCACTTCCCGCTCATGTAAGTGCTGTAGCAGCCAGAGCAGAGTGGCAGCTTGTTCCTGGCTCAATGCGGGGGTCTCCCCATGGTGCATTTGATTTCCTCACTTCCCCCTCAAATAGACATAACATTTCCCATGGTTAGAACAGCCTCGCTGCATCCCTGGGGCGCTGCTCAGCCTTACCCCATGTCCTCACTGGGCCCTGTTTTGCTGCTCGGGGCCCTGATTAGGAGTTGGGGATGCAGGAGGGGTGCAGCAAATTTCTGTCTATCCCCACAATCAGTGTCCGTGCTCTGTGTTTGGGGAGAAAGTGCCTCCCTTTTGTGGGTTTGCTGCCAGGTGGGAGTGGGGAGCCTGGTCCATCCTGCAGTGCCTGTAGCGGTATTTGCTGTCTGGAGATCAGGGACGAGCAGTCCCTGAGGTGCTCTCTGATCTCCTAGATCCCTTTGGAAAGGGGAAAAGGTTTGTGGTGGTCTTGTATGTGAGGTAAGTGACTTTGGAGTAGCAGGTCCTTTTCCTGAtgctctctgctttccccctgtGGGGTGCTGGGCAGCTAGAGGTCTGACTGCGGCAGAGCTGCCCAATGGGGTTATTTCTGACCTCGAGCCAAAGGTGGTCCCATGGCTTTAAGCGGTGGGGATGCTCCTCTTTCCTGGAGCGTGGCCTGTCTGGTGCCTGCCCCAGAGGTGGGATGCCGGCACAGGGAGCCTGCATATGGGCCAAACTTCCCCTCTCCCTACCGCAAACCTCTTTGTCCTGCCTGGCCCCTCTCTTTGGGGCTCTTTGTCCTCCAGAGCAGGTAAAGGGGAATAAGAGACCCCACGCTCCTCCAGGCCCCTGTGGTGGGCAGAGTACTTGGTGGCCATGGTGTGGAGGGCCTGCTGACAGAGGTGGCTGCAGAGGTGAGAGCTGACTGATCATGCCACAACCCAGCGATGCCAGTGGGTCAGGAATAGGGCCAAACCCTGTTGTGCCACCAGGTGGTTGtggagccagggcagggcagagccaggtGCTTTGCTGTGGAACCAGTGTCACCTTTTCCTGTGCAGCTGCTTTTGGGGTCCAAGCAACGGGGCTGTCCTTTCCCAGTCATGTCCGATGGGTTAAAAAGGGGGTTATGCTCACCAATCCCCCAGGAGTAGCCCAGAAACTCCCAGCAGTGCCACCCCTCGGTGTTCACCCCAGCACCAGTCTCTCCACCAGCACTGAAAGGCTACTGTACATCCATcggctgcctgcaccctgctcagTCCCAGCGATGCTCTCACAgcaggtgccctcagcccagaGCTGAGGCTTGCCCAGCGTGGCCGTTCCCGGGGCAGGACACGTGGGGTTTGCAGCTGCAGGCACCTTGTCTGTCCCCTCCCAGGCCTTTACTCTGCCTTTCAGCCTTAGCAAATCGGGGTTATGGGAAGACCGGACAGCGAGCATCAGGGTCAGAGCCTGGAAAAGACTGGAGGGAGACAGAAGGGCGCGCTGCATCCTCTGTCTTTGATGCTCGGTCATTATCCTTGCAGTTTGTATTCTGTAAAACTAGGTCTATTTCTGTGCAAAAGAAaggtatttattaaaaaaccctcacTGTCTGAGCGGCACAGGGTGGCTTTTTCCCACAGGGGGGATGTCTCACTGGGCACAGCTGGATTTCCATTTcgtgggggtgctggggctcagcTCTGTGGGGCAATGGAGGCAGCTGTGGGATGATGGCACCAATACCCGCCCCCCCCGCCgagcacagctgcagcacagTCCCGGGTGAGGAGGGGACCATCTCTGGAGATACGGTGtgtgctgctgtggggctgggaacAAACCCCACACGTCTGGCAGGAGCCTTTGACTTCCCTGGGCATGTGGTGCAACTCTCAGTGAGAGCTGGAGAGTGTCCTGTGAGCCCTGACCAGTCGGTAAGTGAAGTGCGGGGGGATTTCCTAAGGTCTTTGAGGGGATTTAGGTGCACAAGTTGTCTTGCTGTTCCTCTGTGTGCTCCTAAACCTCTTAGATAATCCCCTTTAAATAGCAAGACTAGGGCAGCATGGGATTTATTTTAAACCCTTTGAAAACCAGATTATATGGTCAGGTCTTGGACTCTGTCCCCATTCAGAAGTGTTTAAAACTGTTGTTCATCCCAAACGGATCATTTTATCACCATGGACTCCACTGAGAGGCAGGAGAGATTAGCTCTGGCACAGCTTGCTGCTTGGATGGCCGCTgtctcagctcctgcctgggctccCATGGTGGCATGGGGACATGCCATGGCTGGGACTGCCACGGGCAGCGGTGTTGGGGTGCCAGAGGAGACGGGCTGAGGCCTCACCTTGAAGCGTGGGTTGGTTTGCCTGCAAACGTCCCTGGGCTGCATGTGCATGGGGACGGGGGGACTTGGTGAAGCTCCTGGGTTTGCTTCTGTCCCCCGGTTTTGCCCCTGGCAAGAGCAATCCTTTTGCTCCGGCAAACTTCTTACCTTCCTGATCAGTGCTGGGAGAGGCTGACctgcgggcgggggcccgggccgggggatgcccgctgcccccggggaggCGCCGCGCTGGTGAGTCGCAGCCCGTTAATTACCCCGGCTGCGGCTTTaagcgcggcgggcgggctgccAGGAGGGCAGGCTGCCCGGAGGGCGGGCTGCtccggccgccgcccccgccccggctggCAGCGGGCGCGGCTGTTTACGGGTCCGACAGTTGCCTtagactgcaaaaaaaaagtaagtgctcccccccccttcccccctttgCAGGCCGCAAAGCCGGTGGGTGCCGGAGCCGGGAACGGGACGGGGCTctgcgggcagccccagccccggcgggggAGCGCGTCCGGCAGCGAGAGGCGCTGGGCCGTCCTTGGGGGGCGAGGGGTGGGATGCCTGCCCTGGGAGAGCATGGGAGCCTTCCGTGCCCTGGAGCCGCCCCCCAGCGCCGCTCCCGTCCCGCCTCCCACCCCGCGGGTGGCCGGCTCCTCTCACGTGTGTCCCCTGGCCGGAGTTTCTCGGCCTCCCGCGGTGATCAGAGCCGGGCGCTGTGTCTGGGATCCCCGGAGCCCTTTGCTCCTCAGCGCATCCCTAAGCTGAGGCCGGGGGACGCGGGGGGCAGAGGGGTCACGCCGGCTCTGCGTGGCCGGCTGCGCTCTGCGGCTTGGCTGTGGCAGGCGGCAGGACCTGAGCCGGGTGACAAAACCCATTCCCCTCCCTGTTAGCCCCTCTCTGCCGTGACAAGGTACAGCCCCAAgctgaagggcagagctgtgAGCGAGATCAGCTCCTCTAGCAGAGGGTTGCTCACCCCAGCACCCCATCCTGAGAGGTGAAGGGGCGGTGCTGGACCAGGCTGGTACCCCCGCCTGCCTTGTACGGAGCatcctgggctggggagggatggagagagggaggTTGTGGGGTTTTCCTCCCCAGGGCAGGTTTTCCCAGCTTGCAGGACTTAAACCTTCTCATAGGCTTAGTGAGCCAGAAATTCCCTGTTGCTGCAAAAGCAAGAAGTGCCAAAGCAGAGGCTGAGAAGCAGTCTTCTTCCGCCAGCAAGGGGGGGTTGCTTGGCAATAGCTAGAAAAA includes these proteins:
- the PRRG3 gene encoding transmembrane gamma-carboxyglutamic acid protein 3, whose protein sequence is MAMFLGARNAHSVLKRFPRANSFLEEIRQGTIERECIEEVCSYEEVKEVFENKEKTMEFWKGYTNSVYSVKDPGHSTERSDAMYVVVPLLGVALLIVIALFIIWRCQLQKATRHRPSYAQNRYLASRTGRSLPRVMVYRERSQSQGETQCQREASNRVAGDGRAGGTPQQDGTLYPPEHSVSVLSRLSSATPPPSYEEVTGHPESSSGEETSVSYNDPPPKYEEIVATVPAAGK